In Providencia rettgeri, the following proteins share a genomic window:
- the secY gene encoding preprotein translocase subunit SecY, whose amino-acid sequence MAKQPGLDFQSAKGGAGELKRRLLFVIGALIVFRIGSFIPIPGIDATVLAKLLEQQQGTIIEMFNMFSGGALSRASIFALGIMPYISASIIIQLLSVVNPRLAEIKKEGEAGRRKISQYTRWGTLVLAIFQSIGIAMGLPNMPGMQGLVIDPGLPFYFTAVVSLVTGTMFLMWLGEQITERGIGNGISIIIFAGIVAGLPPAIGHTIEQARQGDLHFLLLLLVAVLVFAVTFFVVFMERGQRRIVVNYAKRQQGRRVYAAQSTHLPLKVNMAGVIPAIFASSIILFPGTIASWFGDGTGWDWLTTISMYLQPGQPLYVLLYASAIIFFCFFYTALVFNPRETADNLKKSGAFVPGIRPGEQTAKYIDKVMTRLTLVGALYITFICLIPEFMRDAMKVPFYFGGTSLLIVVVVIMDFMAQVQTLMMSSQYESALKKANLKGK is encoded by the coding sequence ATGGCTAAACAACCAGGATTAGATTTTCAAAGTGCCAAGGGTGGAGCTGGCGAACTTAAACGCAGACTTTTGTTTGTAATTGGTGCGCTAATTGTTTTCCGAATTGGTTCTTTTATTCCAATCCCTGGTATTGATGCCACTGTGCTTGCCAAATTGCTCGAACAGCAACAAGGCACCATCATTGAAATGTTTAACATGTTCTCTGGTGGTGCTCTTAGCCGAGCTTCTATCTTTGCTTTGGGTATCATGCCGTATATTTCAGCATCGATCATTATCCAATTATTATCAGTGGTTAATCCACGATTAGCAGAGATTAAGAAGGAAGGAGAAGCAGGTCGTCGGAAGATAAGCCAATATACTCGCTGGGGTACTCTGGTATTAGCAATATTCCAATCTATTGGTATTGCTATGGGTCTACCGAATATGCCAGGGATGCAAGGGCTAGTTATTGATCCAGGCCTCCCGTTCTACTTTACGGCAGTTGTTAGCTTAGTCACAGGAACAATGTTCCTGATGTGGTTGGGTGAACAGATAACTGAAAGAGGTATCGGTAACGGTATTTCTATCATTATCTTCGCTGGTATTGTTGCGGGATTACCGCCGGCCATTGGCCATACCATCGAGCAAGCTCGGCAGGGCGATCTGCACTTCCTCCTGTTGCTGTTGGTTGCGGTGTTAGTATTCGCGGTTACTTTCTTTGTTGTGTTTATGGAACGTGGTCAACGTCGAATTGTCGTTAACTACGCTAAACGTCAGCAAGGTCGCCGTGTTTATGCAGCACAAAGTACACATTTACCGTTAAAAGTGAATATGGCGGGTGTAATTCCTGCAATTTTTGCTTCCAGTATCATACTATTCCCGGGTACAATAGCATCTTGGTTTGGTGATGGAACTGGCTGGGACTGGCTGACGACTATTTCTATGTATTTGCAGCCTGGTCAACCGTTATATGTGCTACTTTATGCATCTGCGATCATCTTCTTCTGTTTCTTCTATACGGCGTTGGTTTTCAACCCAAGAGAAACGGCAGATAACCTGAAGAAGTCCGGTGCATTTGTACCAGGAATTCGTCCGGGAGAGCAAACGGCCAAGTACATTGATAAGGTAATGACTCGCTTAACATTAGTTGGCGCATTATATATTACCTTCATCTGCCTAATCCCGGAGTTCATGCGTGACGCAATGAAAGTACCTTTCTATTTTGGTGGTACTTCCCTCTTAATCGTGGTTGTCGTTATCATGGACTTTATGGCTCAAGTGCAAACTCTAATGATGTCAAGTCAATATGAGTCTGCATTGAAGAAAGCAAACCTGAAAGGTAAGTAA
- the rplO gene encoding 50S ribosomal protein L15, with protein MRLNTLSPAEGAKHAPKRVGRGIGSGLGKTGGRGHKGQKSRSGGGVRRGFEGGQMPLYRRLPKFGFTSRKAMITAEIRLSDFAAVEGDVIDLNALKAANVVGIQIEYAKVILSGEVNRAVTVRGLRVTKGARAAIEAAGGKIEE; from the coding sequence ATGCGTTTAAATACTCTGTCTCCGGCTGAAGGTGCCAAGCACGCGCCTAAACGCGTAGGTCGTGGTATCGGTTCTGGTCTGGGTAAAACCGGCGGCCGTGGTCACAAAGGTCAGAAATCTCGTTCTGGCGGTGGCGTACGTCGTGGTTTCGAAGGTGGCCAGATGCCTTTATACCGTCGTCTGCCGAAATTCGGCTTCACTTCACGTAAAGCAATGATCACTGCAGAGATTCGTCTGTCTGATTTTGCTGCTGTTGAAGGCGATGTTATTGATCTGAACGCACTGAAAGCCGCGAACGTTGTTGGCATCCAGATTGAATACGCTAAAGTTATTCTGTCTGGCGAAGTGAACCGTGCAGTTACTGTACGTGGCCTTCGTGTTACTAAAGGTGCTCGCGCTGCAATCGAAGCTGCCGGCGGTAAAATTGAGGAATAA
- the rpmD gene encoding 50S ribosomal protein L30 — protein sequence MAKTIKITQVRSSIGRLPKHKATLVGLGLRRIGHTVEREDTPAVRGMVNLVSYMVKVEE from the coding sequence ATGGCTAAGACTATTAAAATTACACAAGTTCGCAGTTCAATCGGTCGTCTGCCTAAGCATAAGGCAACACTGGTCGGTTTAGGTCTGCGTCGCATTGGTCATACAGTAGAGCGCGAGGATACTCCTGCTGTACGTGGTATGGTCAACTTGGTTTCCTACATGGTTAAAGTTGAGGAGTAA
- the rpsE gene encoding 30S ribosomal protein S5, whose product MAHIEKQAGELQEKLIAVNRVAKTVKGGRIFSFTALTVVGDGNGRVGFGYGKAREVPAAIQKAMEKARRSMKTVALNNGTLFHPVKGTHTGSRVFMQPAHEGTGIIAGGAMRAVLEVAGVRNVLAKTYGSTNPINVVRATLDALDSMKSPEMVAAKRGKSVEEILG is encoded by the coding sequence ATGGCTCACATCGAAAAACAAGCTGGCGAACTGCAGGAAAAGCTGATCGCGGTAAACCGCGTAGCAAAAACCGTTAAAGGTGGCCGTATTTTCAGCTTTACCGCACTGACAGTAGTTGGTGATGGTAACGGTCGCGTTGGTTTTGGCTACGGCAAAGCGCGCGAAGTTCCGGCAGCAATCCAGAAAGCGATGGAAAAAGCCCGTCGCAGTATGAAAACCGTTGCTCTAAACAACGGCACATTGTTCCACCCTGTGAAAGGTACACACACTGGTTCTCGTGTGTTTATGCAACCTGCTCACGAAGGTACCGGTATCATTGCCGGCGGTGCAATGCGTGCTGTTTTAGAAGTAGCTGGAGTTCGCAACGTACTGGCTAAAACCTACGGTTCCACAAACCCAATCAACGTGGTTCGTGCAACACTGGATGCTTTAGACAGCATGAAGTCTCCAGAAATGGTCGCAGCTAAGCGTGGAAAATCCGTCGAAGAAATTCTGGGGTAA
- the rplR gene encoding 50S ribosomal protein L18, with protein MDKKAARIRRATRARRKIQELGATRLVVHRTPRHIYAQVIAPNGSETLVAASTTEKAINEQVKFTGNKDAAAIVGKLIAERALEKGITVVAFDRSGFQYHGRVQALADAAREAGLQF; from the coding sequence ATGGATAAGAAAGCAGCTCGTATCCGTCGTGCGACCCGCGCACGCCGTAAGATCCAAGAGTTGGGTGCGACTCGCCTGGTGGTACATCGTACTCCACGCCATATTTATGCGCAGGTTATCGCACCAAACGGTTCTGAAACATTGGTTGCAGCTTCTACTACAGAAAAAGCTATCAATGAACAAGTGAAATTCACTGGGAACAAAGACGCAGCAGCAATAGTTGGTAAATTAATTGCTGAACGCGCACTGGAAAAAGGCATCACTGTTGTTGCTTTTGACCGTTCTGGTTTCCAATATCATGGTAGAGTCCAGGCACTGGCAGATGCTGCCCGTGAAGCTGGCCTTCAGTTCTAA
- the rplF gene encoding 50S ribosomal protein L6: MSRVAKAPVVIPAGVEVKLNGQVISIKGKNGELTRTIHNAVEVKNEDNQLTFEPREGFEDAWAQAGTTRSLCNAMVVGVTEGFTKKLQLVGVGYRAAIKGNAVSLSLGFSHPVEHALPAGITAECPTQTEIVLKGADKQVIGQVAAELRAYRRPEPYKGKGVRYADEIVRTKEAKKK; the protein is encoded by the coding sequence ATGTCTCGTGTGGCAAAAGCACCCGTCGTCATTCCTGCCGGCGTAGAGGTAAAACTCAACGGTCAGGTTATTTCGATTAAGGGTAAAAACGGCGAGCTTACTCGTACTATCCATAATGCAGTTGAAGTTAAAAACGAAGACAACCAACTGACTTTCGAACCTCGTGAAGGTTTTGAAGATGCATGGGCACAAGCGGGAACTACTCGTTCATTGTGTAATGCAATGGTTGTTGGTGTTACCGAAGGCTTCACTAAAAAGCTTCAACTGGTCGGTGTTGGTTACCGTGCAGCAATCAAAGGCAACGCTGTAAGCTTGTCTTTAGGTTTCTCGCATCCGGTTGAACACGCACTGCCAGCAGGCATTACTGCTGAATGTCCAACACAAACTGAAATCGTACTGAAAGGTGCGGATAAGCAAGTGATTGGTCAAGTTGCAGCAGAACTGCGTGCTTACCGTCGTCCTGAACCTTATAAAGGTAAAGGTGTTCGTTACGCCGATGAAATCGTGCGTACCAAAGAGGCTAAGAAGAAGTAA
- the rpsH gene encoding 30S ribosomal protein S8, producing the protein MSMQDPIADMLTRIRNGQAANKVAVTMPSSKLKVAIAKVLKEEGYIEDFKIEGDIKPELELTLRYFQGKAVVESIQRVSRPSLRIYKKKDELPQVMAGLGIAVVSTSKGVMTDRAARQAGLGGEILCYVA; encoded by the coding sequence ATGAGCATGCAAGATCCCATCGCGGATATGCTGACCCGTATCCGTAACGGTCAGGCCGCGAACAAAGTTGCGGTCACCATGCCTTCCTCCAAGCTGAAAGTGGCAATTGCCAAAGTGCTGAAGGAAGAAGGTTATATTGAAGATTTTAAAATTGAAGGCGACATCAAGCCAGAACTGGAACTAACTTTACGTTATTTCCAAGGTAAGGCTGTTGTAGAAAGCATTCAGCGTGTAAGCCGCCCAAGTCTGCGCATCTATAAGAAAAAAGATGAGCTGCCACAAGTTATGGCTGGTTTAGGTATCGCTGTTGTTTCTACCTCTAAAGGTGTCATGACTGATCGTGCAGCTCGCCAAGCTGGTCTTGGTGGCGAGATTCTCTGCTACGTAGCTTAA
- the rpsN gene encoding 30S ribosomal protein S14, translated as MAKKSMKARDVKRAKLAEKFFAKRVELKAIISDVKASDEDRWDAVLKLQTLPRDSSPSRQRNRCRQTGRPHGFLRKFGLSRIKVREAAMRGEIPGLKKASW; from the coding sequence ATGGCTAAGAAATCTATGAAAGCGCGTGATGTAAAACGTGCTAAATTAGCTGAGAAGTTCTTCGCAAAACGCGTAGAACTGAAAGCTATCATCTCTGATGTTAAAGCATCTGATGAAGATCGCTGGGACGCTGTTCTCAAGCTGCAAACACTGCCACGTGATTCAAGTCCTTCTCGTCAGCGTAATCGCTGCCGTCAAACAGGGCGTCCGCACGGTTTCCTGCGGAAGTTTGGTCTGAGCCGTATTAAAGTCCGTGAAGCCGCTATGCGCGGTGAAATCCCGGGCCTTAAAAAGGCAAGTTGGTAA
- the rplE gene encoding 50S ribosomal protein L5: MAKLHDYYKDEVVNKLMTEFNYTSVMQVPRVEKITLNMGVGEAIADKKLLDNAAADLTAISGQKPLITKARKSVAGFKIRQGYPIGCKVTLRGERMWEFLERLISIAVPRIRDFRGLPAKSFDGRGNYSMGVREQIIFPEIDYDKVDRVRGLDITITTTAKSDDEGRALLAAFNFPFRK; the protein is encoded by the coding sequence ATGGCGAAACTGCATGATTACTATAAAGACGAAGTAGTTAATAAACTCATGACCGAGTTTAATTATACTTCTGTCATGCAAGTCCCTCGGGTCGAGAAGATCACCCTGAATATGGGTGTTGGTGAAGCGATTGCTGATAAAAAACTGCTGGATAACGCAGCAGCTGATTTAACAGCGATCTCAGGTCAAAAACCTTTGATCACCAAAGCACGCAAATCTGTTGCAGGCTTCAAAATCCGTCAGGGCTATCCAATCGGCTGTAAAGTAACCCTGCGTGGCGAACGCATGTGGGAGTTCCTTGAGCGTCTGATTTCTATTGCTGTACCACGTATTCGTGACTTCCGTGGCTTGCCCGCTAAGTCTTTCGATGGTCGCGGTAACTACAGCATGGGTGTTCGTGAACAAATCATCTTCCCTGAAATCGATTACGATAAAGTGGATCGCGTACGTGGTTTAGATATTACTATCACCACTACTGCGAAATCAGATGACGAAGGTCGCGCACTGTTAGCAGCGTTCAACTTCCCGTTCCGCAAGTAA
- the rplX gene encoding 50S ribosomal protein L24 encodes MAAKIRRDDEVIVLTGKDKGKRGKVKQVISSSKVIVEGINLVKKHQKPVPALNQPGGIVEKEAAIQVSNVAIFNAATGKADRVGFRFEDGKKVRFFKSNSETIK; translated from the coding sequence ATGGCAGCGAAAATCCGTCGTGATGACGAAGTTATCGTGCTAACTGGGAAAGACAAAGGTAAGCGCGGTAAAGTAAAGCAGGTTATTTCTTCTAGTAAAGTTATCGTTGAAGGTATCAATCTGGTTAAAAAACATCAGAAGCCTGTACCGGCTCTGAACCAACCAGGTGGCATCGTTGAAAAAGAAGCGGCTATTCAAGTTTCTAACGTTGCAATCTTTAACGCGGCAACTGGTAAGGCTGACCGTGTAGGCTTTAGATTCGAAGACGGCAAAAAAGTCCGTTTCTTCAAGTCTAACAGTGAAACTATCAAGTAA
- the rplN gene encoding 50S ribosomal protein L14: MIQEQTMLNVADNSGARRVMCIKVLGGSHRRYAHVGDIIKITVKEAIPRGKVKKGDVLKAVVVRTKKGVRRPDGSVIRFDGNACVLLNNNSEQVIGTRIFGPVTRELRNEKFMKIISLAPEVL; the protein is encoded by the coding sequence ATGATCCAAGAACAGACTATGCTGAACGTGGCCGACAACTCCGGTGCACGTCGCGTAATGTGTATCAAGGTTCTAGGTGGCTCGCACCGTCGCTATGCACATGTAGGCGACATCATTAAAATTACTGTTAAAGAAGCAATTCCACGCGGTAAAGTTAAAAAGGGTGATGTCCTGAAAGCGGTAGTGGTGCGCACCAAGAAGGGTGTACGTCGCCCTGACGGTTCTGTCATTCGCTTCGATGGTAATGCTTGTGTGTTATTAAATAACAACAGCGAGCAAGTAATCGGTACGCGTATTTTTGGGCCGGTAACTCGTGAACTTCGTAATGAGAAGTTTATGAAAATTATCTCTCTGGCACCTGAAGTACTCTAA
- the rpsQ gene encoding 30S ribosomal protein S17 has product MSDKIRTLQGRVVSDKMEKSIVVAIERMVKHPLYGKFIRRTTKLHVHDENNECGIGDVVEIRQTRPLSKTKSWALVRVVEKAVL; this is encoded by the coding sequence ATGAGCGATAAAATCCGTACTCTGCAAGGTCGTGTAGTTAGCGATAAAATGGAGAAATCTATTGTTGTTGCTATCGAACGTATGGTGAAACACCCTCTGTATGGTAAATTCATCCGTCGTACGACTAAATTGCACGTACACGACGAGAACAATGAATGTGGTATCGGTGACGTGGTAGAAATCCGCCAAACTCGTCCACTGTCTAAGACTAAGTCTTGGGCTCTAGTTCGCGTTGTAGAAAAAGCTGTTCTGTAA
- the rpmC gene encoding 50S ribosomal protein L29, whose translation MKAQELREKSVEELNAELLNLLREQFNLRMQAASGQLQQSHLLKQVRRDIARVKTLLTEKAGA comes from the coding sequence ATGAAAGCACAAGAGCTGCGCGAAAAAAGCGTTGAAGAGCTGAATGCTGAACTTTTGAACTTGCTGCGTGAACAATTTAATTTACGTATGCAGGCTGCAAGTGGTCAGCTGCAACAGTCTCATCTGTTGAAACAAGTGCGTCGCGATATCGCACGTGTGAAGACTTTACTGACTGAGAAGGCAGGTGCGTAA
- the rplP gene encoding 50S ribosomal protein L16: MLQPKRTKFRKVHKGRNRGLAQGTDVSFGTFGLKAVGRGRLTARQIEAARRAMTRAIKRQGKIWIRVFPDKPITEKPLEVRMGKGKGNVEYWVALIQPGKVLYEMDGVPEELAREAFSLAAAKLPIKTTFVTKTVM, translated from the coding sequence ATGTTACAACCAAAGCGTACAAAATTCCGTAAGGTGCACAAAGGCCGCAACCGTGGTCTAGCGCAAGGTACGGATGTTAGCTTCGGCACTTTCGGTCTTAAAGCTGTTGGCCGTGGTCGTCTGACTGCACGTCAGATCGAAGCGGCACGTCGTGCTATGACCCGTGCTATTAAGCGTCAAGGTAAAATCTGGATCCGTGTGTTCCCAGACAAACCAATCACTGAGAAACCACTCGAAGTTCGTATGGGTAAAGGTAAAGGTAACGTAGAATATTGGGTTGCCTTAATTCAGCCTGGTAAAGTTCTGTACGAAATGGACGGTGTGCCTGAAGAGCTGGCTCGTGAGGCATTCTCTCTGGCAGCAGCGAAACTGCCTATCAAAACCACCTTTGTAACTAAGACGGTGATGTAA
- the rpsC gene encoding 30S ribosomal protein S3 — MGQKVHPNGIRLGIVKPWNSTWYANTNEFADNLDSDFKVRQYLNKELAKASISRIVIERPAKSIRVTIHTARPGIVIGKKGEDVEKLRKTVADIAGVPAQINIAEVRKPELDAKLVADSISSQLERRVMFRRAMKRAVQNAMRLGAKGIKVEVSGRLGGAEIARTEWYREGRVPLHTLRADIDYNTSEAHTTYGVLGVKVWIFKGEILGGMAAVEQAEKPAAQPKKQQRKGRK, encoded by the coding sequence ATGGGTCAGAAAGTACATCCTAATGGTATTCGCCTGGGTATTGTCAAACCTTGGAACTCTACCTGGTATGCGAACACCAATGAATTCGCTGACAACCTAGACAGCGATTTTAAAGTACGCCAGTACTTGAATAAAGAACTGGCAAAAGCGTCAATCTCTCGCATCGTTATCGAACGTCCTGCGAAAAGCATCCGTGTGACTATTCACACTGCTCGCCCAGGTATCGTTATCGGTAAGAAAGGTGAAGACGTTGAAAAACTGCGTAAAACAGTAGCGGATATCGCTGGTGTTCCTGCGCAAATCAATATCGCCGAAGTTCGTAAACCAGAACTAGACGCTAAATTAGTTGCTGACAGCATTTCTTCACAGCTGGAACGTCGTGTTATGTTCCGTCGTGCTATGAAGCGTGCAGTACAGAACGCAATGCGTCTGGGCGCTAAAGGTATTAAAGTTGAAGTCAGTGGCCGTTTAGGCGGTGCTGAAATCGCTCGTACCGAGTGGTATCGTGAAGGCCGTGTGCCACTGCACACATTACGTGCTGATATCGATTACAACACTTCAGAAGCGCACACCACTTACGGTGTTCTCGGCGTTAAGGTATGGATCTTCAAAGGTGAGATTCTGGGTGGTATGGCTGCTGTTGAACAAGCTGAGAAACCAGCTGCTCAACCTAAAAAGCAGCAGCGTAAAGGCCGCAAGTAA
- the rplV gene encoding 50S ribosomal protein L22 yields the protein METLAMHRHARSSAQKVRLVADLIRGKKVSQALEILTYTNKKAAGLVKKVLESAIANAEQNDGADIDDLKVAKIFVDEGPTMKRIMPRAKGRADRILKRTSHITVVVSDR from the coding sequence ATGGAAACTTTAGCTATGCATCGCCACGCTCGTTCTTCTGCCCAGAAGGTTCGCTTAGTTGCCGACCTGATTCGCGGTAAGAAAGTGTCGCAAGCTCTGGAAATTCTGACCTACACCAACAAGAAAGCTGCTGGTTTAGTGAAGAAAGTACTTGAGTCTGCTATTGCTAACGCAGAGCAAAACGATGGCGCTGACATTGATGACCTGAAAGTTGCGAAAATTTTCGTAGACGAAGGTCCAACCATGAAACGCATCATGCCGCGTGCGAAAGGCCGTGCAGATCGTATTCTTAAGCGCACCAGCCACATTACTGTGGTTGTGTCCGATCGCTGA
- the rpsS gene encoding 30S ribosomal protein S19, translating into MPRSLKKGPFIDLHLLKKVEKAVESGDKKPLKTWSRRSTIFPNMIGLTIAVHNGRQHVPVFVTDEMVGHKLGEFAPTRTYRGHAADKKAKKR; encoded by the coding sequence AAGAAAGGTCCTTTTATTGACCTGCACTTGCTGAAGAAGGTAGAGAAAGCGGTGGAAAGCGGAGACAAGAAGCCTCTTAAGACTTGGTCCCGTCGTTCAACGATCTTTCCTAATATGATCGGATTGACCATCGCTGTCCATAATGGTCGTCAGCATGTTCCTGTTTTCGTAACCGACGAAATGGTTGGTCACAAACTGGGTGAATTCGCACCGACTCGCACTTATCGCGGCCACGCGGCAGATAAGAAAGCTAAGAAACGTTAA